The Halogranum gelatinilyticum genome contains a region encoding:
- the cydB gene encoding cytochrome d ubiquinol oxidase subunit II yields the protein MTDVATLASEPLFGLPLPELWFALVFAILGTFLFLDGFDFGAGALFATRDDDEERETILAAIGPFWDGNEVWLVVFGGALFAAFPAVYANLFSRHYLLMFGILGALILRGLAPEMYEQRHDERWQRWWGRSFVVGSIAAPFLLGMFVANWLTGSPRTLTLPAFTVGAAVVALTVVSGTAFLRVKTRGTLRADLRRYGELAVVGYLVAVVVSLVALALAAARLQTGLLTAPVLALVVATVVLAGGYVWALRADRDLLALAVSAVLTYGLVTVVALLLFPLTDPATDLSLGESIVSTLPLNLMSVAAALLLPLIATYFAVLYNTFSGPVQSTDSY from the coding sequence ATGACTGACGTGGCCACGTTAGCGAGTGAGCCGCTGTTCGGGCTGCCGCTGCCGGAACTCTGGTTCGCGCTCGTGTTCGCGATCCTCGGGACGTTCCTGTTCCTCGACGGCTTCGACTTCGGGGCCGGAGCGCTGTTCGCGACCCGCGACGACGACGAGGAGCGCGAGACGATTCTGGCCGCCATCGGGCCGTTCTGGGACGGCAACGAGGTCTGGCTGGTCGTCTTCGGCGGCGCGCTGTTCGCCGCCTTCCCGGCCGTCTACGCGAACCTGTTCAGTCGCCACTACCTGCTGATGTTCGGTATCCTCGGCGCGCTCATCCTCCGCGGGTTGGCTCCGGAGATGTACGAACAACGCCACGACGAGCGGTGGCAGCGGTGGTGGGGCCGGTCGTTCGTGGTCGGCAGCATCGCCGCCCCGTTCCTGCTCGGGATGTTCGTCGCCAACTGGCTGACCGGCAGCCCGCGGACGCTCACGCTCCCAGCGTTCACCGTCGGAGCCGCCGTCGTCGCGCTGACCGTGGTCTCGGGGACCGCCTTCCTTCGAGTGAAGACGCGCGGGACGCTCAGAGCGGACCTCCGTCGGTACGGCGAACTCGCCGTGGTCGGCTACCTCGTCGCCGTCGTCGTCTCGCTCGTGGCACTCGCGCTCGCCGCCGCGAGACTACAGACGGGGCTGTTGACCGCACCCGTCCTCGCGCTCGTCGTCGCGACCGTCGTCCTCGCCGGGGGCTACGTCTGGGCACTCCGCGCGGACCGAGACCTCCTCGCACTCGCCGTGAGCGCGGTGCTGACCTACGGACTCGTCACGGTGGTCGCGCTCCTGCTGTTCCCGCTTACCGACCCGGCGACTGACCTCTCGCTCGGCGAGAGCATCGTGTCGACGCTCCCGCTTAACCTCATGTCGGTCGCGGCCGCGCTGTTGCTGCCGCTCATCGCGACGTACTTCGCGGTGTTGTACAACACGTTCAGCGGTCCGGTCCAGTCGACGGACTCCTACTGA
- a CDS encoding cytochrome ubiquinol oxidase subunit I yields the protein MVDPVIASRLQFALTTIVHIIFPVMSMGLAPFLVYFTWKEIRGGAPVYEQLRRFWTKIFAVSFVVGTVTGIVLEFEFGTNFAAFSAFAGELFGGPLATEGMMAFMLEATFLGIFVFGRERVSDRLYFVSSVAVAAGTWLSAVWILIANSWMQTPQGFELAQKGGQTIVLLTDPIAAYANPRFPYMFVHMQNAAVESVALFMAGVAAYHVFRHHVWGYPVEEISFWETTLKIALVALLITAPLQVVHGDLYARHVYETQPQKFAAMEAVWETDSYVPEYLIAFPTSLADITDPRAKQLFGIGIPGGASWLASGGDAQATIRGLDTFETEAPPVAIVFWAFRAMVGMGFWFILLAFWGAYRWWRGELFDDDLLHKALMASSVLGILAVELGWIVTEVGRQPWVVQGVLLTSEGVSPGLTGAEATLTLVGFAVVYFGLLALYTYVVTRIIRGGPPAADELRTTRVPTPEQEGGVSVDD from the coding sequence ATGGTTGACCCAGTCATCGCAAGTCGGTTGCAGTTCGCGCTCACGACCATCGTGCACATCATCTTCCCCGTGATGAGCATGGGGCTTGCGCCCTTTCTCGTCTACTTCACGTGGAAGGAGATTCGGGGCGGTGCCCCGGTGTACGAACAGCTCAGGCGGTTCTGGACGAAGATATTCGCGGTGAGTTTCGTCGTCGGCACCGTCACGGGCATCGTCCTCGAATTCGAGTTCGGGACCAACTTCGCCGCGTTCTCGGCGTTCGCTGGCGAGCTGTTCGGCGGTCCGCTGGCGACCGAGGGGATGATGGCGTTCATGTTGGAGGCGACGTTCCTCGGCATCTTCGTGTTCGGCCGCGAGCGCGTCTCCGACCGGCTGTACTTCGTGTCGAGCGTCGCCGTCGCCGCCGGGACGTGGCTGTCGGCCGTCTGGATTCTGATCGCCAACTCGTGGATGCAGACCCCGCAGGGGTTCGAACTCGCCCAGAAGGGCGGCCAAACCATCGTTCTCCTCACGGACCCGATCGCGGCGTATGCGAACCCGCGGTTCCCGTATATGTTCGTCCATATGCAGAACGCGGCCGTCGAGTCCGTCGCGCTGTTCATGGCGGGGGTAGCGGCGTACCACGTCTTCCGCCACCACGTCTGGGGCTATCCCGTCGAAGAGATCTCCTTCTGGGAGACGACGTTGAAGATCGCGCTCGTCGCGCTCCTCATCACCGCGCCGTTGCAGGTCGTCCACGGCGACCTCTACGCCCGCCACGTCTACGAGACGCAGCCGCAGAAGTTCGCCGCGATGGAGGCGGTCTGGGAGACCGACTCGTACGTCCCCGAATATCTCATCGCGTTCCCGACGAGTCTCGCGGACATCACCGACCCACGCGCCAAGCAGCTGTTCGGTATCGGCATCCCCGGCGGTGCCTCGTGGCTCGCCAGCGGGGGTGACGCGCAGGCGACGATACGCGGGTTGGACACGTTCGAGACGGAGGCACCCCCCGTCGCCATCGTCTTCTGGGCGTTCCGCGCGATGGTCGGGATGGGCTTTTGGTTCATCCTTCTCGCGTTCTGGGGTGCGTACCGCTGGTGGCGCGGCGAACTGTTCGACGACGACCTGCTCCACAAAGCACTCATGGCCTCGTCGGTGCTCGGCATCCTCGCGGTCGAACTCGGCTGGATCGTGACCGAGGTCGGCCGCCAGCCGTGGGTCGTCCAGGGCGTCCTCCTCACGAGTGAGGGCGTCTCACCGGGGCTGACCGGCGCGGAAGCGACGCTGACGCTCGTCGGCTTCGCAGTCGTCTATTTCGGACTGCTCGCGCTCTACACCTACGTCGTCACCCGCATCATCCGCGGCGGGCCGCCGGCTGCCGACGAACTGCGGACCACTCGGGTGCCGACCCCCGAGCAGGAAGGCGGGGTGTCCGTCGATGACTGA
- a CDS encoding DUF2298 domain-containing protein, with protein MELVPLVFWLLTYTLLAAAGLPLAARLFRPLPTRGAGFALPVALVVLTTVGYWVGHVSFGIVAPAAGLLVLLALSALAGLDRDALRERRLELADDLGIERAVVVDTAAVFLVAFGFLIAVRLVDPAVHAGGGEKFLDFGLLKSLMRSPVLPPEDMWFAGEPVRYYYGGHLLTALVMKLSGVAPAFGYNLSLAGFYAMLVTAVFDLAGSIYAVRSGVAAGDGGGSDGRESNDGDSTGRSGGSRRARLVAGGFGAFFVGFASNLSTPARLVLVWAPEPYRTQLAQFVADQSPQLDAGEILAGTDSFSYWSASRVIPGTINEFPLFSWLNGDLHAHMMGTVFLLLAAALGYSYFRTPEGERRRRLALVFLAVPVVGSLQVYTDTWSFPSVFGLLFLAVTFAPSDPLSLVSPRLATRVSTRLDGSWVGTELARTGGALAVTGLAGGLGVLLSLPFLLAAGASREVALLEPAMRSTLGGLALVHGAFLLAFAVYLYRRVDVDDRLLLLVALAVVTAVAVGQNLAVFALVVPLLIFGWLALRMDRDVGYETVLVVAGAGLVLLVELLYVKEQAGPGRMNTVFKTYMQVWVLWATAMGAVLPGLVRGSPLSTPTLRPRAVRSTVGVAVVLFLVASTSIYGGLALGQHFGTQSGSTLDATAFADQQHPEEAEAIRWLDRQADAETVIISAPAASNYPGATSGSYPYPPGMYRWDSSPAASLTGVPTVAGWAHEVGYRGPEAYYGRVRVVDAAYTGSEADFQTLVDDHGVDYVWVGPAERARYGDSLAVTEMDGLTVAYETEEVTVYRVGGA; from the coding sequence ATGGAACTCGTCCCCCTCGTCTTCTGGCTTCTGACCTACACGCTCTTGGCGGCGGCCGGTCTCCCTCTCGCCGCCCGGCTGTTTCGGCCGCTGCCGACCCGCGGTGCGGGCTTCGCGCTGCCGGTCGCGCTCGTCGTCCTCACGACTGTCGGCTACTGGGTCGGCCACGTCTCCTTCGGCATCGTCGCGCCCGCCGCCGGTCTGCTCGTCCTCCTCGCGCTGTCGGCACTGGCCGGTCTCGACCGCGACGCCCTCCGCGAGCGACGGCTCGAACTCGCCGACGACCTCGGTATCGAGCGGGCCGTCGTCGTCGACACGGCCGCGGTCTTCCTCGTCGCCTTCGGCTTTCTGATCGCGGTTCGGCTCGTCGACCCCGCGGTCCACGCCGGCGGCGGCGAGAAGTTCCTCGACTTCGGCCTACTCAAATCCTTGATGCGGTCGCCCGTGCTGCCGCCGGAAGATATGTGGTTCGCGGGCGAGCCGGTGCGCTACTACTACGGCGGCCATCTCCTCACCGCGCTCGTGATGAAGCTCTCGGGGGTCGCCCCGGCGTTCGGCTACAACCTCTCGCTCGCGGGCTTCTACGCGATGCTCGTGACCGCCGTCTTCGACCTCGCCGGGTCGATCTATGCGGTTCGGAGCGGAGTCGCGGCTGGCGACGGCGGCGGCAGCGACGGTAGAGAGAGTAACGATGGCGACAGCACGGGTCGCTCGGGTGGGAGCCGCCGCGCCCGTCTCGTCGCCGGCGGCTTCGGAGCCTTCTTCGTCGGCTTCGCGAGCAACCTCTCGACGCCCGCGCGACTCGTGTTGGTCTGGGCACCCGAACCCTACCGCACGCAGCTGGCGCAGTTCGTCGCCGACCAGTCACCGCAGTTGGACGCCGGAGAGATTCTCGCCGGGACCGACTCGTTCAGCTACTGGTCGGCCAGCCGCGTCATCCCGGGGACCATCAACGAGTTTCCCCTCTTTTCGTGGCTCAACGGCGACCTCCACGCCCACATGATGGGGACGGTCTTTCTCCTCCTCGCGGCCGCGCTCGGCTACAGCTACTTCCGGACGCCCGAGGGGGAGCGTCGCCGCCGACTCGCGCTCGTCTTTCTTGCCGTTCCGGTCGTCGGCAGCCTCCAGGTCTACACCGACACCTGGAGCTTCCCCTCCGTCTTCGGGCTGCTCTTTCTCGCCGTGACGTTCGCCCCGTCTGACCCCCTCTCGCTCGTCTCGCCCCGGCTCGCGACACGGGTCTCGACCCGACTCGACGGCTCCTGGGTCGGCACAGAACTCGCGCGGACGGGCGGCGCGCTCGCCGTGACGGGACTCGCGGGCGGACTCGGCGTGCTCCTCAGCCTTCCCTTCCTGCTCGCGGCGGGGGCGAGTCGCGAAGTCGCACTGCTCGAACCCGCGATGCGGAGCACGCTCGGCGGGCTCGCGCTCGTCCACGGGGCGTTCCTTCTCGCGTTTGCGGTCTATCTTTACCGACGCGTCGACGTCGACGACCGACTGCTGTTGCTCGTCGCTCTGGCGGTCGTGACGGCCGTCGCCGTCGGCCAGAACCTCGCCGTGTTCGCACTCGTCGTCCCCCTCCTGATCTTCGGCTGGCTCGCCCTCCGGATGGACCGAGACGTCGGCTACGAGACGGTGCTCGTCGTCGCCGGTGCCGGGCTGGTCCTCCTCGTCGAACTGCTCTACGTCAAGGAGCAGGCCGGGCCGGGCCGGATGAACACCGTGTTCAAGACCTACATGCAGGTCTGGGTGCTCTGGGCGACGGCGATGGGGGCGGTGTTGCCGGGGCTGGTCCGCGGCTCGCCGCTGTCGACACCGACGCTCCGCCCGCGGGCGGTTCGCTCGACCGTCGGCGTCGCCGTCGTGCTCTTCCTCGTCGCTTCGACGTCGATTTACGGCGGGCTCGCGCTCGGCCAACATTTCGGCACGCAGTCGGGGTCGACGCTGGACGCGACGGCGTTCGCCGACCAGCAGCATCCCGAGGAGGCCGAGGCGATCCGGTGGCTCGACCGACAGGCCGACGCGGAGACGGTCATCATCTCCGCACCCGCCGCGAGCAACTACCCCGGCGCGACGAGCGGGTCGTATCCGTATCCGCCCGGGATGTACCGCTGGGATTCGAGTCCGGCGGCCAGTCTGACCGGCGTGCCCACGGTGGCGGGCTGGGCGCACGAAGTCGGCTACCGCGGTCCCGAAGCCTACTACGGCCGCGTCCGCGTCGTCGACGCCGCCTACACCGGCTCGGAAGCTGACTTCCAGACGCTCGTCGACGACCACGGGGTGGACTACGTCTGGGTCGGTCCGGCCGAACGCGCTCGCTACGGTGACTCCTTGGCCGTCACGGAGATGGACGGCCTGACGGTCGCCTACGAGACGGAGGAAGTGACGGTCTACCGCGTCGGCGGTGCGTGA
- a CDS encoding glycosyltransferase, translating to MTRTVGVVIPAYRPNVALLSDYVRALQARLDPDLVRIELDAAGPETVEAVSQLPVEVNVAAARRGKGTAITAGFEALDTDVLVFVDADGSTPAESVADVLAPVLDGDADLSVGSRRHPDATIASHQTFARRRLGDGFAWLARQLLDAKLYDYQCGAKAMTRETWQSVRGHLYEPGFAWDIELVAVAAALGARLAEVPVVWEDQPGSTVSPVRTSLRLARGLLTSRHRAKLLADDSLHHLLEAKRDGPPSLLDRLAAEARDE from the coding sequence ATGACCCGGACTGTCGGGGTCGTCATCCCCGCCTACCGCCCGAACGTCGCCCTCCTGAGCGACTACGTTCGGGCACTGCAGGCACGGCTCGATCCCGACCTCGTCCGTATCGAGCTCGACGCGGCCGGACCCGAGACGGTCGAGGCCGTCTCACAACTCCCAGTTGAGGTCAACGTCGCCGCCGCCCGCCGCGGGAAGGGGACCGCCATCACCGCCGGATTCGAGGCACTCGACACCGACGTCCTCGTCTTCGTCGACGCCGACGGCAGCACGCCCGCCGAGAGCGTCGCCGACGTGCTCGCCCCGGTCCTCGACGGCGACGCGGATCTCTCGGTCGGCTCGCGCCGCCACCCCGACGCGACCATCGCGTCGCATCAGACCTTCGCCCGTCGCCGACTCGGTGACGGCTTCGCGTGGCTCGCCCGGCAGCTACTCGACGCCAAGCTCTACGACTATCAGTGCGGCGCGAAGGCGATGACACGCGAGACGTGGCAGTCCGTCCGGGGACACCTCTACGAGCCGGGGTTCGCGTGGGACATCGAACTCGTCGCCGTCGCCGCCGCACTCGGCGCGCGGCTCGCCGAAGTCCCCGTCGTCTGGGAGGACCAGCCCGGCTCGACGGTCTCGCCCGTCCGGACGTCGCTCCGACTCGCCCGCGGGCTTCTCACCTCGCGACACCGTGCGAAGCTGCTGGCCGACGACAGCCTTCATCACCTGCTGGAGGCCAAGCGCGACGGACCCCCCTCGTTGCTCGACCGGCTCGCAGCGGAGGCGCGCGATGAGTAA
- a CDS encoding GtrA family protein: protein MSNGGTVDELASTVRFGKFVSVGAVGAVFDLTVSAVLTVFFGVLAEYAKLVGAEVAIVVMFFINDNWTFAGEGATSRGHTLRRLLKSNLVRSGGLAVQFFIVRGLRLLDLSFVVAGFDLWTVLPFPIAIGASMFFNYVAESLFTWRVGDQ, encoded by the coding sequence ATGAGTAACGGGGGGACGGTCGACGAACTCGCCTCGACCGTCCGCTTCGGCAAGTTCGTCTCCGTCGGAGCCGTCGGCGCGGTCTTCGACCTCACCGTGAGCGCGGTTCTGACCGTCTTCTTCGGCGTTCTCGCGGAGTACGCTAAACTCGTCGGCGCGGAGGTCGCCATCGTCGTGATGTTCTTCATCAACGACAACTGGACGTTCGCGGGAGAGGGTGCGACGAGTCGCGGCCACACGCTCCGACGGCTGCTGAAGTCGAATCTCGTCCGTTCCGGTGGGTTGGCCGTCCAGTTCTTCATCGTGCGCGGGCTTCGCCTGCTCGATCTCTCTTTCGTCGTCGCTGGCTTCGACCTCTGGACGGTGCTCCCGTTCCCCATCGCTATCGGCGCGTCGATGTTCTTCAACTACGTCGCCGAGAGCCTCTTCACGTGGCGTGTCGGCGACCAGTAA
- a CDS encoding Rieske (2Fe-2S) protein, producing MDSDRRIASVDEIPDESTFLFTVNETETQEDREAILVHTDGDVAAWLNYCQHYTHIKLDKGSGAPMRDGEVVCANHGAYFDCESGLCTFGPCEGAYLNGLDIAVDDGAVYLTDDDYAFVGAGAPKSDPADLSSKSNMEF from the coding sequence ATGGATTCAGACCGTCGAATCGCGTCGGTCGACGAGATTCCCGACGAGAGCACGTTCCTCTTCACCGTCAACGAGACCGAGACCCAGGAGGACCGCGAGGCGATTCTCGTCCACACCGACGGCGACGTCGCCGCGTGGCTCAACTACTGTCAGCACTACACGCACATCAAACTCGACAAAGGGTCGGGCGCGCCCATGCGCGACGGCGAGGTCGTCTGCGCCAACCACGGCGCGTACTTCGACTGCGAGTCGGGACTCTGCACCTTCGGCCCGTGTGAAGGCGCGTATCTCAACGGTCTCGACATCGCCGTCGACGACGGCGCGGTCTACCTGACCGACGACGACTACGCGTTCGTCGGGGCGGGCGCGCCCAAGTCGGACCCCGCGGACCTCTCCTCGAAGTCGAACATGGAGTTCTGA
- a CDS encoding universal stress protein produces MFRVLVPIDSDTDRSLRQTAFVASLPHATEDVEATLVHVFTDEETAAKTSVDQVTAGRRCHEFFTERDIAVRTESRFGDPATEILHAADDIDADLVVLGGRKLSPLGSLLFGSVSQAVTLDSNRPVAIAGGATGPMAEIPVSEETDVGDGAAESGETSA; encoded by the coding sequence ATGTTCCGCGTATTAGTTCCTATCGACAGCGACACCGACCGGTCGCTCCGGCAGACCGCGTTCGTCGCGTCGCTCCCGCACGCCACCGAGGACGTCGAGGCGACGCTCGTCCACGTCTTCACCGACGAGGAGACGGCCGCGAAGACCAGTGTCGACCAAGTCACCGCGGGCCGACGGTGTCACGAGTTCTTCACCGAGCGTGACATCGCCGTCCGCACCGAGTCGCGCTTCGGTGACCCGGCGACCGAAATCCTCCACGCCGCCGACGATATCGACGCCGACCTCGTCGTACTGGGGGGTCGCAAACTGTCGCCGCTGGGGTCGCTGCTGTTCGGGAGCGTCAGCCAGGCGGTGACGCTGGATTCGAATCGGCCGGTCGCGATCGCCGGCGGGGCGACGGGACCGATGGCGGAGATTCCAGTGAGCGAGGAGACCGACGTCGGTGACGGTGCCGCCGAGTCGGGGGAGACGTCCGCCTGA
- a CDS encoding aminotransferase class IV has translation MKYHVDGELVDADEATVNVRDRGFLYGDAAFETLRAYGGEVFEWEAHADRLRETCEVLQLDHGLSDADLRSRIDETLAANDLREAYVRLSVTRGVQPGKLTPSEEVDPTVVVIVKGLPRGGRNSTPVWDGPATLQAVRTQRVADRAIPSKAKTHNYLNGILARLELRATGADEALMLDADGHLAEGATSNLFFVDGQSLKTPSLDGPVLPGITRDVVIDLARSEGIPVDEGAYTLDDVRTADEVFLTNTTWEVRPVETVDGLDTEGGPVTTLLSKLYDERVESLYD, from the coding sequence ATGAAGTACCACGTCGACGGCGAGTTGGTCGACGCCGACGAGGCGACGGTGAACGTCCGCGACCGCGGCTTTCTCTACGGCGACGCGGCCTTCGAGACGCTCCGCGCCTATGGCGGCGAAGTGTTCGAGTGGGAGGCTCACGCTGACCGCCTTCGGGAGACCTGTGAGGTGCTCCAGTTAGACCACGGCCTGTCGGATGCGGACCTCCGGAGCCGTATCGACGAGACGCTCGCTGCGAACGACCTGCGAGAGGCCTACGTCCGGCTGTCGGTGACGCGGGGCGTCCAGCCCGGCAAGCTCACGCCGAGCGAGGAGGTCGACCCGACGGTCGTCGTCATCGTGAAGGGACTCCCCCGTGGCGGCCGCAACAGCACCCCCGTCTGGGACGGTCCGGCGACGCTCCAGGCCGTCCGGACCCAGCGTGTCGCCGACCGGGCGATTCCATCGAAGGCGAAAACCCACAACTATCTCAACGGCATCCTCGCCCGGCTCGAACTCCGGGCGACGGGTGCCGACGAGGCACTCATGCTCGACGCCGACGGCCATCTTGCGGAGGGCGCGACGAGCAACCTCTTTTTCGTCGACGGCCAGTCGCTCAAGACGCCGAGTCTCGACGGGCCGGTCCTGCCCGGCATCACCCGCGACGTCGTTATCGATCTCGCCCGCTCGGAGGGCATCCCGGTCGACGAGGGGGCGTACACACTCGACGACGTCCGCACCGCCGACGAGGTCTTTCTCACCAACACGACGTGGGAAGTCCGGCCGGTCGAGACGGTCGACGGTCTCGACACCGAGGGCGGGCCGGTGACGACACTGCTCTCGAAGCTCTACGACGAACGCGTCGAGTCGCTCTACGACTGA
- the rnhA gene encoding ribonuclease HI produces the protein MPTIQCDPDEARETLREAGVEVQPGNTDHEAWRAERGGAVAVAYADKVIVQGSSPTDLTLLLQDGGATRGHVYFDGASRGNPGPASVGWAIVTSDGIVAEGSERIGRTTNNRAEYEALVRALEAAQEYGLKEVDVRGDSQLIVKQVRGEWNTNDPGLREKRVAVRELLEGFDRWSLAHVPREINDRADKLANEALDNG, from the coding sequence ATGCCAACCATCCAGTGCGACCCCGACGAGGCGCGCGAGACGCTTCGGGAGGCGGGGGTCGAGGTGCAGCCGGGCAACACCGACCACGAGGCGTGGCGGGCCGAGCGCGGCGGCGCCGTCGCCGTCGCCTACGCCGACAAGGTCATCGTGCAGGGGTCGTCGCCGACGGACCTCACGCTCCTGTTGCAGGACGGCGGGGCGACCCGTGGACACGTCTACTTCGACGGGGCGAGCCGGGGGAACCCCGGTCCCGCCTCCGTCGGCTGGGCCATCGTCACCAGCGACGGCATCGTCGCCGAAGGCTCCGAGCGCATCGGCCGGACGACCAACAACCGTGCCGAGTACGAGGCACTCGTCCGGGCGTTGGAGGCGGCACAGGAGTACGGGCTGAAGGAGGTCGACGTCCGTGGCGACTCTCAGCTCATCGTCAAGCAGGTCCGTGGAGAGTGGAACACGAACGACCCCGGCCTGCGGGAGAAGCGCGTGGCGGTGCGTGAACTGCTGGAGGGGTTCGACCGCTGGTCGCTCGCGCACGTTCCGCGAGAGATAAACGACCGCGCCGACAAACTGGCGAACGAGGCACTCGACAATGGCTGA
- a CDS encoding DUF7108 family protein, which produces MADTADTADAAETAELPEDAVNEAERLTRLAREAIDGQEEAAYERHRAELLGEHGFTARIREEDDVLVLHPDEWVEDGVIRVERIDDTDRAVEIPLSGAGDETDWGVVEEHNAALVEAVAEEHGALHAANCRAFADFMGNHYVRRVEDATGEMVETFLTDYYPRNAWPSERQQDVIEQSLETLFEAADADVPGSPRRT; this is translated from the coding sequence ATGGCTGATACGGCTGATACGGCTGACGCGGCTGAGACGGCAGAACTCCCCGAGGACGCCGTCAACGAGGCGGAGCGACTGACACGGCTGGCTCGCGAGGCAATCGACGGTCAGGAGGAAGCGGCCTACGAGCGACACCGCGCCGAGCTACTCGGCGAGCACGGCTTCACCGCCAGAATCCGCGAGGAGGACGACGTGCTCGTGCTCCACCCCGACGAGTGGGTCGAAGACGGCGTCATCCGGGTCGAGCGCATCGACGACACCGACCGCGCCGTCGAAATCCCGCTGTCGGGGGCGGGCGACGAAACCGACTGGGGGGTAGTCGAGGAGCACAACGCCGCCCTGGTCGAAGCGGTTGCCGAGGAACACGGCGCGCTCCACGCCGCCAACTGCCGAGCGTTCGCGGACTTCATGGGCAACCACTACGTCCGGCGGGTCGAGGACGCGACCGGGGAGATGGTCGAGACGTTCCTGACCGACTACTATCCGCGAAACGCGTGGCCGAGCGAGAGACAACAGGACGTGATCGAGCAGTCGCTCGAGACGTTGTTCGAAGCGGCCGACGCGGACGTGCCCGGAAGCCCGCGCCGAACGTAA
- a CDS encoding PadR family transcriptional regulator, producing MSEAQTVDDEAGIVRDLTAFQQNILVILSEEPMYGLAIKRNLESYYGTEVNHGRLYPNLDDLVEMDLVEKSELDKRTNQYELTEKGHDAVLDRLDWMLSKFVTDETRGGEVSELIDDRL from the coding sequence ATGTCAGAGGCACAAACAGTAGACGACGAAGCTGGCATCGTACGCGACCTTACCGCGTTCCAACAGAATATCCTCGTCATCCTCTCCGAAGAGCCGATGTACGGGCTCGCAATCAAGCGCAATCTCGAGTCCTACTACGGCACGGAAGTCAACCACGGGCGTCTCTACCCCAACCTCGACGACCTCGTCGAGATGGACCTCGTCGAGAAGAGCGAACTCGACAAACGGACGAACCAGTACGAGCTGACGGAGAAGGGCCACGACGCCGTTCTCGACCGTCTCGACTGGATGCTCTCGAAGTTCGTCACCGACGAGACCCGCGGTGGCGAAGTCTCGGAACTCATCGACGACCGACTCTAA